DNA sequence from the Salvia splendens isolate huo1 chromosome 19, SspV2, whole genome shotgun sequence genome:
CTGTGATTCGGATGATCAAGTATCCATTTAGGTGGTGAAAATCTTGGTTACTCTATTATAGAGTACAATTCACCAAACAAAATCTTGATTCATGATCCTCAGCTTGAATATCAATTGCTTAACAAAAGCTGCTTTTCTTTCATGAATCAGTCCTTGCTTCGATCTCCATCAATTTCAGTGTCATTCTGTCCTAATCTCACCTTGTTCCCCTGCAAAACTGAACCTACTAATATGTCTAAATTTGATGATTACTTCGAAAACTATAGCAAGATAGAGTGTCTCTACACCGTGTACTATAAAATCCCATCATCCGATGGTGCTCTTTCCGAGCAAATTGAACCTCCTGAAGGATGTTGGTTAGTACAGCTGCCTATGAGGTCTAATCGAAACTCGAATGATTTGTTCAGTGTGATATCTGCTGATTTTACTCTAGAATGGGAGGTTTCTGATGAATGTGTTAGTTGTTGCAATGTAGGAGGGCAGTGTCTCACTGCCAACAATAACACATTCTACTGCAAACGAGGTATCGTTTGTTCTGTGTCTGGAAATTTTCGGCTCTAACCCGAATAAATTGACTGTCTCTGTGTTCTCTACATTTCTAAATCCATGccttgttgtgttgtttgcaTCAAATTTTTTGGCATTAATCTAACTACCAGAAATGGTGATTTCTTTGTTTAAATTCTGTTGCAGAAAATAAGTCAAGGAAGATATTATTAGCTACATGTAAGctaactctctctttctccgcACATTGATTAAAAGCATACAAATTCGGTAATTTATGTAACTTGAtttgttcttgatttatgaTAATCAGTGATACCTGGATCTGCTCTGTTGCTTGCCTGCGCCTTATATATTTGGCTGCGAAAGAAAAAGAAGGTCGGATCCTACCTTCTTTCAAGAAACCTATCTTATGATCCCTCCTCGAAATCGGATATAGAAGACGGAAGCTTCAACTTCGGCATTCCCATCTTCTCGTACAACGAGCTCGTCGAGGCCACTGGCAATTTCGACCCTTCAAAAGAGCTCGGTGACGGAGGCTTCGGCACCGTCTACTACGGTAACCACACAACTCATCTCAAAAAAGGGTTATTAATTAGACTAAAAGTCCAAATTTAGTCCCGAACATTTGctccaaaaaaattatttatcctACATATTAAGTGCGTTAGCTTTTGGTCAAATTTAACCAGGCAAGCTCCAAGACGGCCGAGAAGTCGCGATCAAGCGACTCTACGAGCACAACTACCGACGAGTGGAGCAGTTCTTGAACGAGATCAAGATCCTCACGAGCCTCCGCCACCCGAACCTTGTCTCGCTCTATGGATGCACCTCGCGGCGCAGCCGCGAGCTCCTCCTCGTGTACGAGTACATCCCCAACGGCACCGTGGCGGACCACCTCCACGGCAAGCGCGCGGCATCGGCGCCCCTCACGTGGCCGATGCGGATGACCATTGCGAGGGAGACGGCCACCGCGCTCGCCTACCTACACAAGTCGGACATCATCCACCGCGACGTCAAGACGAACAACATCCTGCTCGACGTGAACTTCTCCGTTAAGGTCGCGGATTTCGGCCTCTCGCGCCTCTTCCCGACCGACGTGACGCACATCTCCACGGCGCCCCAGGGCACCCCGGGTTACGTGGACCCGGAGTACCACCAGTGCTACCAGCTCACGGACAAGAGCGACGTGTACAGCTTCGGAGTCGTGCTGATCGAGCTGATCTCGTCCATGCCGGCTGTCGACATAAGCCGGCATAAGCACGAGATCAACCTGGCCAACCTTGCCGTGAGCAAGATCCAGAAATGCGCGTTCGACGAGCTGATCGACCCGGCGACCGGGTACAACTCCGACGCGGAGGTGACAAGGATGACGACGACGGTGGCGGAGCTGGCGTTCCGGTGCCTGCAGCTGGATAAGGACATGAGGCCGACgatggtggaggtggtggcgtTCCTCCACGACATAGAGAGCGGAGGGGACGGCGATTTCGAGGGGACGAAGGGGAATTTGGGCGGGAAGATACCGCCGTCGCCGGAGACGGATGAGGTGGTGCTGTTGAAGAGTAGGATTTATCGGTCGTCGCCGACGGCGGTGACGGACACGTGGATTAGTAGCACCTCGACGACGGCGAGTTCGGTTGGGTGATTCTTGATGTTGTTGGTGTGGACTTACAACATCAAGAATCACACTTCTGGTAGAGATGAGATGGTGtatgtgtgtttgtttgtgtgagTGAGTGAGTAAGAATGGTTTATATATTCTTCCTTTATTCTATGTGTATTTTTCTTGTCTATTTTTGAGCAATTGGCAGCGGGAATGTGCATATAATGAAAGAGAGCTAGCTAGTAGTATTTCCTTTGCAATTGGTGGTGGCGATGTGATTATTTTTTGCTACTAGCATATGTTATTGATGTATATGTCGGAAATGTAAGTCCATCCATGACTCCGGCAATGGGATAGCCGAGCGCCCGAGCCAATGGATATGGACTTATTACAAATTTAAGTCAAATTAAATTATCGGCGGCTTATCCTTTTTGGAAATGAATCTCACAATTTACTGACACTAATTccaatactttttttttctgtatcttactttaaaaattttatacatatttaaattcataccatttcaaagtttctatttttaataaataggaACATACGATAATAGATTTtgcataatttatatttataaaaaaagggTCGAAGAAAAGGAGTAAAGCCAAAGACTGAAAAGTCATGACTCGTCTCAGACGTTAACGCAACTGACAGTTCTCATTGACTATTGATATGCTTTACCAAGTCTTGgtcttcgtcttcgtcttcgtcttcatcaCTCCACCATCTTATACGCAATACATCGAACATGTTGTGTACAAACACAAATTCACACCATGAAGCTTCCCAACTATCTGATTCTCTCTCTACTCCACtttctcatcatcatcactaCTGCTTCATACGGTTCCAAATGCCTACAATCCCACCCTTGGGGAAACCTCACATTTCCGTGCACCGATTTCCAAAAACCAGAATGCGGATTATTCAGGGTTCATGGCTACAATACTCCACATTCAGATCGAAAAATTCAACTAGAATATGAAGGTCCTCTTTTTGATCTGATTCGTATTTCCGGGGACATCATATCAATTCACGATCCCAAGCTGGCAAAGCTCTTGAGCGAACAGAGATATTCCGATCACAGAAATTTACTTCTCCCTCAATCTCTGCTCACACCTGATGAGTTTACACTTATGTTTAATGTTTCTTCTAATTGTTTTGAATGTTACTTTGGCGGAGGGCAGCGTTTTAGTAACTCCTTTGACGAGTTCTACTGTAATAAAGGTATCGTTTCATATGGTCTCTCTTCATCTACAATTAAATCTATTTGCAAgcttttttttttagaattacACATGAACGAATTCATGAATCCGAGATGAACGAATCACATTCAATTAATGTTGTTGTTAATGGTGTTTATTCTGATTTGAACCATTTTCTGTTTCTTGTACATATATCTTCATCTCAATTCtctcataattattttttcctaTGGTGTGACATGTGTGCAGACAGACACAGAAATAAGGTGGTGCTGATAGTAGGTAAAGTATTATACACGTTCTTTTCTGTTTAGCATTTTTAGATCTAAACCACTAGTTATTTTGCTGTTACTCAGCTATATCTGCAGGTGGACTATTGTTTCTTCTATGCTTGTTGGTCTCCTACATGATCTGGCTGTTGAAGAGAAGGGCCCGTAGGGGGGGCTACCTTCGCGCCTCTAAAATGTCTCTCGAGACCTCAAAATCGGACATCAATGGTGCAAGCTCCTTCTTTGGCATCCCCATCTTCTCTTACACAGAGCTCGAAGCAGCCACCAACATCTTCGATCCTTCTAGAGAGCTCGGTGATGGAGGTTTCGGGACAGTATACTATGGTAAGAAATCAACATTCAAGTAGTTTAATGAATACAACTAGTAATAATCTAGTTGTAGATTGGTTGCGAAATCAACGTTTTGTGTATCAGGGAAGCTACAAGATGGGAGGGAAGTCGCGATAAAGCGCCTCTACGAGCAGAACTGCAGAAGAATGGAGCAGTTCATGAACGAGATCGAAATTCTTACGAGTTTAAGGCACCCGAATCTTGTCTGTCTGTATGGCTGCACTTCTAGGAGAAGCCGGGAGCTTCTGCTCGTGTACGAGTACGTCTCCAACGGCACTGTGGCTGATCATCTGCACGGCCAGAAAGCCGACGTAGCGCCCCTCCCATGGCCTACTCGGATGAGGATTGCCGTTGAAACTGCAACCGCGTTGGCTTATCTCCACAAGTCGGACATAATCCACCGCGATGTCAAGACAGACAACATATTACTCGATGAAAACTATCACGTCAAAGTGGCTGATTTTGGGCTGTCGAGGCTGTTCCCGAACAATGCGAGTCATATCTCAACTGTCCCCGGAGGGACCCCAGGGTACATCGACCCCGAGTACCATATGTGCTACCAAGTGACAGATAAGAGCGACGTCTACAGCTTCGGTGTTGTCCTCGCTGAGCTCATTTCGTCAATGCCAGCTGTGGATATAGGCAGGCGGACAGATGAGATCAACTTGGCCAACTTGGCGCTGACGAGGATACAGAGGGGTGCGTTTCATGAGCTGGCCGATCCGTCTCTCGGGTATAACCTCAATGCTGAAGTCACCGAGATGGTTACCTCAGTCGCGGAGATAGCGTTCCAGTGCCTGCAGCTCGAGAAGGAGATGAGGCCATCCATGGCTGAGGTGTTGGCTCTTCTCAAAGATATATCTAACTGAAAAAGGTTATGTTAGAGAAAGAGATTACTTTTGCAGGAAATGGTTTATAGTACTTCATAGTGTGAGAAGAATAGCTTAGGAGACTAGGAAAAATTTATGTTCTTGTAAAGAGATTTTTGTATATTAATGAACTtctgcaaaaattcaaaaattcaaaaaagatCAATAAAAACTCACTTGGGATTTCTGAAACATTACAAGACAACCAATATGTCTAATACATCCAACAATGGTATACATACAACAAACAGAAACTTGCAGTTTGCTTTTTATTGACAACAAAATTGAAGGTGAAAATTCAGCTTTTGGTAAAACAAAATAGGTGAGCTAATGCCTAGCAGTGAGCTTATGATCTGTATTATCCAAAGGAATAATAGTTCTTTCTTTAGATGGGTTTACAGATTGGTCTGAATCATCTTCTTTTCCGGAGCTAGTCGATCCCTTTGGAGAATTGGCTCCAGAATCAGGTTTGGGGTGAGGTTTCGGATGCTGCTTCTCCTTTGGAGGCGATAGTTGCAGCAAAAATCTGTGTATCATCTCGTAACTGGTGAATGTAATCACTGCAGATGGAGTTGTTCGTAGGAGATTTGTACCACAGCCACGATAGAACCCGGCTATCCCTTCCTGTCTGAAAACTTTCTTGATGCAATCAACGACACCAGAATACTTTGGCTGAGAGTCCCGCACTTGACCTTGCTCTTGCAGCCTCGAACGGATAACCTAGAGAAAGTTTGAGGATTCATAAAATATGTATGTTTTCCTCTTTTTTGACTAGATGAATGTGTAATATTAAGATAATGGAAGGAAACCATACCTCATGAGGATAAGTTAATAGAGAGGCGACGACCTTTGAAGATGAGGAGGCAATTGCCAGTTCCCCGGGGTTGAGCTCGTTATCGCTTTTATTCCCTtccaaataaagaaacaaaaggaTAACGAATATGGTTTCAGTTGTTATCCCGTTTATTACCTTCCAAATATGGAAACACAAAGATAACGAATATGCATTCAGTTATATAGTTCCACGCATCTAATGAGAAACCTCGGCTCTAGTGATGTATATTAACACAGAACGTGTGCACTAGAACATCAGAAGAAGCCAGAAACGAAGTGGAAATGTGTTGTCGTACCTCGTTTAGCTAAGGAGAATTTCATTCTTTCATACGCAGGGAACTGAATAGCCACGTGACTAATTCCAGCCAACGAAGGCAGAAGACCACTGTACAACAAAAGGAGAATTAAATGCCAATTTACAACGTGAACCCGGAAATTTTGCTCGGCCCTTCTCAGTGGTAGATAATTGTTCAAATTTTTGTGCGTTCAAGCACGAACTAACCTGTACCATCCTCGGAATCCTTCTTCACGGGCAATTCGACTCAAAGCCGAAAATATATTCTTGTAAGGAACTACACCTTGCCTCATTCCTTGTGTCTAAGAACAGAGATGAAGTCCAAGTTAGTTTCTAGATGAATATATAAGTCCAAAAGCCAATACAATAAGTGATGCAGTTCACAATGGAATCACAAGatttataaaatacaaattacatGTCGTCACGAATGTGGAATAAGAAGTATTAATCCCAGATATCTGCCCCAACAATTCCCCATCCCCCACCAACTAATATAAAGCATCCAATTTTATAAACAACATTCCAACCTACTTGAAGTCGGGTCTTAACAACCCACAAAGGATTTGTTGCGATAGATGTTGCAGCACCAGCTCCTGCGGCAGCTACCATGTTTGAACTAATTGAAAGCTGGTCGCTGTTGTTGCTGCCCTCTGTATAATTGCAAAATATATGTAAGATCATTCCAAAATAGAATTCTTTACATTCTTTACGTACAGCAATTTCTGAAGCTGTATGAGACATACCATATGTATGTAGTAGCTCTTTAAGATGCCCATAAACCGTGAAGTATACCTGCAATGATCAATGAGAGATTGTCAATTTTCCTCAAAGATGAAAATTTGTATAAACAGCAGCAACGAGGTATATCATTTTTGCAAGTCAGCGGAcgagtattaaataaatagatacaTAATCTGATTCAAACATGTGAAGTGTCATCTTCTTAAAAGACAAAATGATATGGAAAGATCATGGTCAAAGAAAACAAGgacaataaaatattaatatcaaatatacaaaaaagTAGGAAATGAGATTCTAAATCACTACTACTGCTATTGAGTAGAATTTCACAGACATGTATCATGTAGTGAAACTGAATTCGTATAAAGGAGGATGAACAAGTACTCCTAGAAAACTGCTTCAGCCATAAATTAAGTCACCATGTGCTTCTAATGGTCATCATAACAAATATGAATCTATTAAATCAGCATCACTAATATAGCCAAAAACAATAGTGAATTATTGTTACAAAAATGAAACAGGCGAATTCTATGATTGAAAGACACCACTCACAGCCCAATTTGGAAGTAATGCCGTCAAAGTTGGCGTTAGGCCACGGTAAAGTCCCCTCAAACCTTCGGTTCGAACAATATTTTGCAGGCTCACAATGATCACACTACCTAAATTTCAccacaaaaaaaacacatcatAAGCTAATTAAGCAGAGCTGATCTTAGTACGTTAGTACTATAAGTTAACCTTTTCAAACAAAACCTAAAAATCACAAGAGTTCGAACCTTTACGACCAGAGGGCTGCATTTCAGGGAGGCCATGGACTTGAAGCCTCGTCTTGATCACATCCAAGGGGCACACGAATGTAGCTGCTATTGCCCCTAAAAATTCAATCAAGCACAACAATTaacaccaaatccatcaatcaTCACCAGatcaaacacaaaaaacacaaaTTCGAATTTCAGCGAGTGTAATTAATGAAACAATTACCTGCAGAGGCACCGGCGGAGGCGTCAAAAATAGCCTCCTTCGCGCTCCGGTGGTCGCACGGCGCGGCGGCGACCATTTTCTAGGGTTTACTCCGACGAACAAAAAAATGAGCTATGAGGTATCCAATCAACCTTCGCAAAATTCCACCTTCAGCTACAAATACGCATACATGTCGAAATTAAACATATATAAGGAGAAATGGAGGTTGAATTGGAGCGTTGTTGACACTCCAGTTGAAAGGAATTGGTATGCGTTTGCGACCGAAATTGACCGTGTTTGAAGGGAATGCAATTGGAATTTCTAGGGTTTTTCTTCTTCAGTTGGTATTTTGACGCGAATCGAGAGTGGGATCCATTGAAGCAATGCTCTCGGGAAATTATGGAAAGGAAATTACTGCTAATCACAGCAAAGTCTCACAATTTTAGGggaaaaatcaattttttgcATCTGGATTTTCCAAGCGGGAATCAGAATCTATTTATCTTGTTACATAGTGCAGAATATCTGGATTTGTCTTTTTTAAAAactcacttttttattttttttaattgaattaaatctCACTTTCTAGGATATGAATGTATATCATCTGAGCCGAGCCGAATATTGGCCGGTTCGATTGAGGATTCGTGGAGAAACTCGATTAATGAGTTCTCAAACAAGCTTGCAAATTTAAATAATAGGTCAAGTTCGATTCATTTGCTATCTCATTGAGTATtggacaattttttttatgaaattaattctTGCTTTCTAGTTAAAAAATATACTCGAGATTCAATTTAGAATTGTAGATGAGGCAGATTGTAGATGGGGCATGAACCGAACCGAATGTTAGCGGGCCCGATTGAAGATTCATGAACAAAATTACTAATTAATAAGTTTTTAATTCCAATGAACAAAAAGTTCGGCTCATTTGCACTGTGATTAAGCTATGGGTGGATAGAGCCTTGAATTCTATTTAGATGGGGAAATATGAgtaaaatttgattttgatgatttGACAAGGAGCATATATAAgaattttgataaaataaagtTACAAATTAAAGATTAAAATAGCATAAAGAATTAATTTTTGAGGTGGGGCATTTGGGGAATGGATCCCATGATGTGCTCCCCACCACAGCAGGGTGATGTGCTCTCACAGCAcattaaaaaaagcaaaatataatgaatattttattttattaatattttaatgtgaTGTGAGAGCACAACACTCCTGCTGTGGTGGGGAGCATAGAAGGGGATCCATTCCGGGGGGCATTTGTGCCAATGTAGATTTCAAGTAGCTTCGTTCTGTTcggataagtttttttttttttttttttttccgataTGAGCTTCGATTAGTTGTATTCGTTTACAAACCTAGTTCATTTTcataatgtttaatttttttttagtatttgtagatatatttcataactaaaacaaataaattctttAAATCTTTTTGTAGCTACTATATAATGCAAAGTGAGGAAGAAAAGAGTCATTTAAACATAAGGTAGTAAGTTCTCACCAATAAGTTGTAGCGCAGTAGGCAGCGTGGAGCTGTGGTGATTTTGAGGTCACGAGTTCAAACTCCGTCACCCGCTACAAAACTTTCGACCTTAATCCGCAAATCCTATCGAGCAGGAGTAGTCGGATTCCGCCAAAGACATTCTGTGCACATATAGTCAAACCCAAAAATTAGTAAGTTTTCATAGAGTTTAATGTATAAAATTTGGCATGAGTATTTTAAGTTTAAGTAAGGATTTACTTTCTACGGAGTATAATATGCTTTTATTTGTATGAATAAAGTTTGCTATACTTCtgaaaatattaaaacaaataatttagATGATTTAATTAGCCCATTTACAATGTAATTGGGCCCTACATTTCCAACAAAGGCCCAATATTAATGAACTATTTGGGCTTACTTAGCGCCGTACAGCTAAAAATGAGTTGacaaaaataaaggaaaataaaaaataaaaataaaaaggggAAAAGGAAAGTGAGCTGAATGCAGCTGTTCCTTTACATACCAATATAACTACAATTGTTGATTAATATGTTTCCAAAATTATATATGATCAAAACTAGGATATGACACAAACTTATTAatctcaaatttaattaattaaataatagcttCACCGCCACCTGTCACACAAAACCTCAAAATGTTTTACTCTGCAAATGATATCTTTGGTAGCCTGTATTGCTGATTTGTATTCACTTATAAAGATAAACAATTCTCATTACTCAACACGTTAATTTTGATTGTGGAATGTTTTTTCTGTTtcattaagaaattaaaaattggttCTTGATGATTGGAGGGGCCTTGCACTTACAGttcattccttgtcatcaatccGCGTTTGGTCCATTTCCATGTGAATTTCACTtcatattcattcaatttttctTGTGGATTTGTTTGATTTTCCAGTCACCATCAGATCCCTCTGCATATTGCCACTCTCTTTTGctgaattaaagaaaaaaacacaGTGCACACACTGGAAGTCTTCCTGTCTTCTCTTTAGGTAATCCCAAGTTTCCTTTCTTGTTGGAATCTTTTAATCATTTCCTCTTCAATTCATTGCTGTGTTGTTGGGATCTGAGATCTTATTTTGACAGTGTTGTGTATTTGGCCACAATTTGTGATTGCAGGTGAAGAGGTTCTGAATTTGAAGGGGTTTTGTTTCTCTGCTGAAAAGATTGGATTTTGTTGAAGTGGGGTTGGAGATATAGTGTTTATCTCTTTGTGGGTGTTTTgggtttttattgtttttggtttgtgtgtgtgaatttcacTTTTCTTGgagaaaaaaagtgaaaaatggCTGTGGAGATTGAAGTTGAGTCTTGTTTAGTGGATATGATGGTGGGGATCGGGGTGATTCGAATGTTATCTGCGATTTGAAGAAGGTTTGAAGTTCGGTTAATTATTTGAGCTCGAAGATAAAGAGCTGTGGGATTTAGTTATGGGGTCGAGGGTGGATAGATATGAAGACCATGATCTTGTGCCATTAGCTGCACTGATCAATAGGGAGCTGAGGAATGAGAAAATGGAGAGGCCCACGGTGAGATATGGCTCTGCAGCTCAGTCGAGGAAAGGGGAGGATTATTTCTTGATGAAGACTTGCCAGAGAGTTGCTGGAAATCCATCAACGTCGTTCTCTGTTTTTGGAGTATGTGATCCATTTATTTGTCTCAGTTTTATGAAGTGATGATTGTGTTTGGTCACTTGCTTTTGTTTTATTGAGCAAAATCTGTTTGAGATTCTGTATGTTGGAGAATCTAATATCGTTGATTCGTTGTGTCCTAATATAGAGGTTGTCGGTGAAACTTAGGGTCTATTAGATCAGTTTGATTGATGATTCTTGAAAAAGATCTTTCCATAAATGATTGGATTTTGTATATTGGGAGTTCTATCATTTGTAGATTTGGTGTGTCGGCGAATTTACTATCTTTGATTCGTTGCGTGTACTAAAAGGTTGTCAGGTGCAACATAGGGTCTATTAACTCAGTTTTGGAGTTTTGCTGATGATTTTGAAAAAAACCTTTTTGTATAATTGGAGATATTCTATCAATATGTGGATTTGGTGTGTTGGAGAATTTTACTATCTTTCATTCGTTGCGTCCAATAAAAGGTTGTCGATGCAAGTTATAGGTCAATTAGCTCAGTTTTGGAGTTTTGCTGATGATTCTTGAATAAAATCTTTTAATAGATTATTGGCTTTGTTTGATGAGATTTAATCTATCGATTTGTAGATCTTTGATGGGCATAATGGGAGTGCAGCTGCAATATTTTCGAGAGACCATTTGTTGAACTACGTGTTAAATGCCATGCCTCGTAGACTTGGACGGGATGAGTGGCTACATGCTTTACCTAGAGCTTTGGTTGCCGGCTTTGTGAAAACCGACAAGGAATTCCAAGCCAAAGGCACGGATTGTATACCTTTTTactgatttttttaatcttttttaactgattttttgacctgtcgaaGACATTTTTATGTGCTTAAATAATGAAGCTCGTCCCTCTGCAGGAAAGACTTCTGGAACTACAGCTACATTTGTGATTATTGACGGGTGGACAGTTACTGTCGCATCTGTTGGAGATTCGCGCTGCATTTTAGATGCTCAGGGTGCCGGTGTTTCCATCTTGACCGTTGATCATAGACTTGAAGAAAATGCGGAGGAGTTAGTTCGTTTTCTCCGAGTGTAATGTTAATTTCTTGCTTTTCGTATACTTCTCTCACTGAAAATCCGTTCGCTTTCTAAACTTACAGAAGAGAGCGTGTCACAGCCAGTGGAGGCGAAGTGGGGAGGCTTAGCATTTTTGGCGGGACTGAGGTATGATCCACGTCCGTATATTCTAGAAAGCCTCGTTATTGGATTGAGGGAAATAGTAATTTTCTCGCCTTAATTGCCTCTTCAGATTGGTCCTCTTCGTTGTTGGCCAGGCGGTTTGTGTCTTTCTCGATCAATTGGTGACATGGATGTGGGAGAATTTATCGTTCCAATACCGTATGTGAAGCAAGTAAAGGTAGCTTTTATACCTCTTTAGTACTTTCTTGTTTTAGCATGACAAATTTCTTTTCGAAACGACTGACTTTGTTTGTTTACATGAAGCTATCAAGTAAAGGTGGAAGGCTGATAATCGCCTCTGATGGCGTCTGGGATGCATTGTCATCAGAAGTGGCTGCAAAATCGTGCCATGGATTGCCTGCAGAGCTTGCTGCTCGTCTAGTGGTGAAGGTACCGATTACCGAACTCATAAAAGGCCTTCGTCTTTAGTTTACACAAATCTTCTCTTTTTGGCTATACGACAAAGAAAATTGTTAGTTTTACCATAAAGAGATGATTCGTGTAAATCTCGATTTACATGAAtattttcatcttcatcataAGCCCTTTATGGCATTCCATTATCTCATTACATCAAAACGGTATTGTATAGGAAACGTTGAGGGCACGTGGGCTCAAGGATGACACGACTTGCATAGTCGTCGATATAATTCCTCCGGACAACAACAAACTGCCGCCTTCTCCCCCGTCCGAGAAACACAACAAGCTCAAGGCCTTGTTTTTCAGGAAAAAATCTTGGAAATCCAACAAATTAGCAAAGAAGCTATCCGCGATGGGTATCGTTGAAGAACTATTCGAAGAAGGATCAGCAATGCTTGCTGAAAGGTCAGTATACAGCCTAAAAACCCGTTTCCTTACCGTATAGTTGAGTTAATATGGGTTTCCGAAGGATTAGATGGTCAAACGAGTTCAAAATTGTTCAATCCATCAAATCATGTGATGGTTAGCATATCAAAATTATCTTGGTATTTTGCGTGAATTATCATACAATAGAAAGAAAGTTGTCGTTTAGAAATTTCGAActcaaaatttagaaaatttagTATCcatctaatttttattttttttctgcgtccgcccctgatTGGAAATGCGTAGACCTTGTAAAATAGGGT
Encoded proteins:
- the LOC121779623 gene encoding nicotinamide adenine dinucleotide transporter 1, chloroplastic-like codes for the protein MVAAAPCDHRSAKEAIFDASAGASAGAIAATFVCPLDVIKTRLQVHGLPEMQPSGRKGSVIIVSLQNIVRTEGLRGLYRGLTPTLTALLPNWAVYFTVYGHLKELLHTYEGSNNSDQLSISSNMVAAAGAGAATSIATNPLWVVKTRLQTQGMRQGVVPYKNIFSALSRIAREEGFRGWYSGLLPSLAGISHVAIQFPAYERMKFSLAKRGNKSDNELNPGELAIASSSSKVVASLLTYPHEVIRSRLQEQGQVRDSQPKYSGVVDCIKKVFRQEGIAGFYRGCGTNLLRTTPSAVITFTSYEMIHRFLLQLSPPKEKQHPKPHPKPDSGANSPKGSTSSGKEDDSDQSVNPSKERTIIPLDNTDHKLTARH
- the LOC121779935 gene encoding probable protein phosphatase 2C 15, with product MGSRVDRYEDHDLVPLAALINRELRNEKMERPTVRYGSAAQSRKGEDYFLMKTCQRVAGNPSTSFSVFGIFDGHNGSAAAIFSRDHLLNYVLNAMPRRLGRDEWLHALPRALVAGFVKTDKEFQAKGKTSGTTATFVIIDGWTVTVASVGDSRCILDAQGAGVSILTVDHRLEENAEERERVTASGGEVGRLSIFGGTEIGPLRCWPGGLCLSRSIGDMDVGEFIVPIPYVKQVKLSSKGGRLIIASDGVWDALSSEVAAKSCHGLPAELAARLVVKETLRARGLKDDTTCIVVDIIPPDNNKLPPSPPSEKHNKLKALFFRKKSWKSNKLAKKLSAMGIVEELFEEGSAMLAERLGNDEPTAQTGGLFTCAVCQADLAPNEGVSVHAGSIFSVSSKPWQGPFLCSDCRDKKDAMEGKRPSGVRVV
- the LOC121779622 gene encoding LEAF RUST 10 DISEASE-RESISTANCE LOCUS RECEPTOR-LIKE PROTEIN KINASE-like 1.1, with amino-acid sequence MKLPNYLILSLLHFLIIITTASYGSKCLQSHPWGNLTFPCTDFQKPECGLFRVHGYNTPHSDRKIQLEYEGPLFDLIRISGDIISIHDPKLAKLLSEQRYSDHRNLLLPQSLLTPDEFTLMFNVSSNCFECYFGGGQRFSNSFDEFYCNKDRHRNKVVLIVAISAGGLLFLLCLLVSYMIWLLKRRARRGGYLRASKMSLETSKSDINGASSFFGIPIFSYTELEAATNIFDPSRELGDGGFGTVYYGKLQDGREVAIKRLYEQNCRRMEQFMNEIEILTSLRHPNLVCLYGCTSRRSRELLLVYEYVSNGTVADHLHGQKADVAPLPWPTRMRIAVETATALAYLHKSDIIHRDVKTDNILLDENYHVKVADFGLSRLFPNNASHISTVPGGTPGYIDPEYHMCYQVTDKSDVYSFGVVLAELISSMPAVDIGRRTDEINLANLALTRIQRGAFHELADPSLGYNLNAEVTEMVTSVAEIAFQCLQLEKEMRPSMAEVLALLKDISN